Within the Erpetoichthys calabaricus chromosome 1, fErpCal1.3, whole genome shotgun sequence genome, the region CTGGTCCatgcttgggcggcacggtggcgcagtggtagcgctgctgcctcgcagttaggagacccgggttcgcttcccgggtccaccctgcgtggagtttgcatgttctccccgtgtctgcgtgggtttcctcccacagttcaaagacatgcaggttaggtggattggcgattctaaattggccctagtgtgtgcttggtgtttgtgtgtgtcctgcggtgggttggcaccctgcccgggattggttccctgccttgtgccctgtgttggctgggattggctccagcggacccccgtgaccctgtgtttggattcagcgggttggaaaatggatggatggatggatggtccatgctttaaataaaaacatcccgcatcgattattgtaattccctactggcaggtgccccttctaatcgtatatcacacctccagcttattcaaaactcagctgcaagagtccttactcgaaccagcagcagcgagcacgtcacacccatcctgctccgtcttcactggctccctgtgtcttacagaattgaatataaaatcctactaataacctacaaagccttaaataacctcgcaccaaactacatcagtgacctcctccatcactatatgcctgcccgcccactaaggtccactgattctggcaatctagttgtgcccctcactaatctacactccatgggtgacagcagggccttcagctgtatagcgcccagactccggaatgacctaccaaaattaatcaggtcagctgactccatgaattcttttataaaacaactcaaaactcatcagttcaggaaggcttttagctctacttgactttattacccttctctcagtttaccgctctgtcaagatgctcatgtaacctgtgtgtgtgtgtgctagactatcaattatgttgtccgttaggctttttctctgaatctACGgtcttaattttctttatttatttatctggtttgtacaatgctatatactgtataccctgccgttctttcttaaactttgtgaagtgccttgagcatgggaaaggcgctatataaataaaatgtattattaaagattagatttttttttaattgttctattGTCACAAAGGCTGCAATACTCCTAAGTGCAGTTTAAATAATCAATTCATCTCATTCTTTTCATGTACAAATAaattaggagaaaaaaaatcatttttaaattaaatgtagcaTATTAGTTTGTATACATTAACAATTAGGCAGATTAAACTGGAGctaaaaatgcacatttattgGACGTGGACAATCAATTAAAGTTAATGGGTCTGAGAAAACGTGATGTTTATGACAGGATGACATGTCAAGAAGTCTGGACAttcatgagagagaaaggaccagagaagtgtgtgaggattaTCCAGAATAGGCGTGAGGGAGTGAGAACTTGGGATAAAAGTGGTGTTGTGGTAACAGACGAGATCTCGGTTATAGGAGGTATGCAGAGGAGATGATCTTGAAGTCCTTAaatctttgatctggttatggatgtgtcgAGTCATGGGGTATAAGACCAATCCCATGGTGCAtgctttgtgctgatgacattgtgttgtgtagcaccagaaaagaagaagtttCAAGAATGGAGAAGTGCTTTAGAagacagaggattgaagataaataggaagaaggcagaatatttgaggtttaatgatgatcaggattcagacgtTAGCCTGAGGGAAGAGCTGTTGAGAAGAGTGGATCCGTGCAAATATTgtggatcagtggtagcccaagatggagaatgagATGCACAGATAAAAATCtgtagagtgcagtgtggatgaaacAACTGGAAGTAAGTGTCAGGGATATAGTGTGATcaaggaaattttaaaaagtaaagtttttAAGAGAGTGGTAAGAGAGCTGAgatatgggcagtaaagggagtgcaggagaagaagctggatgtggcagaaatgaaaaagtTGAGACTCAGGTGTGGAGATACAAAaagaggacagaataagaaatgagacaatcagaggtacaacaaaagtgggacagACATGTTCGAGAAGTGGGaagaaggctgaagtggtatggacatgttataaggagagacaatgaatatgtgagcaAAGGAGTgttgggaatggaagtccaggggaagagaaagtgagggaagcCAAACCTGAGGCGGATGGGTAAAGTTAAAGAAGATGAGAAGGAAAAGGATCTGACCAGGGAGGGGGGCAGGACTGAGCTGTAAGGAGAGGTTTGATCAAATACAACAAtctcacatagaagtgggaagaaaaaagaagaagaaaatggggTATTTATAATTTCCTATTTAATCTagctcaatttaaaataaaatgtgtgtgtaccCTTTGGAATCCCCTGGAGTTCTACTGTAGACAATCTGGTCTGATCTGATCTTCAGCTATGCCTTAATAACAGACAAACACAGTTAACTTAAAATTCATCAAGACACAAATAACTGGACTATAAATTTTGAATTAATGCAAAAAGCCAGAGATTTCAAAAGGTATTGGATAAAAGCATTTGCACAACGTTCAAACTTCACTACATTTCTATTCTACTAGTAAAAAGCAGAAATACCctcacaccctcagccttaaaACTTTCACATACTCTTATTTTCTACGTACCTTTATCAGACTGCTTTGTAGGTGGTGTGTCATCTTTCTGAGTTCCAACAGATGAATGTTCCTCAATTCCCCCTGTAACAGACTGTAATGATTCAGACATCACATTGCCAGATGAGCATGGTCTGCTCTCAGAAGAGACTAACCCAGTCATTGCTCTATCTTTACACCTATGATGAAGGTAGCCTTCCTTGACACtctccacacttttatttttgtgttcttcAATGATGACAGAGTTCTCTTCAGCCTCTGCTTTAATGTCCACTGATCCCAGTTCACACTCCTCATCCTTAATGTCCAGGCTCTGCTGTTTAAGGTGATCAAACTCCCATTCACAGTCCTCTTGCTTGACACCTGCAGTCCATCTCTCCATGATATTTGTGTCACACATCTCCGTAATCACATCCATCCAGTTGTTACAGTAAATGAAGGCTTTATGTTTCTCTCTGTGGAAAGAGCAAGATTTAATTCCATCAAAATTATCATTCCAATCTAAAGGCATTTGAGTGTCATCTTACAACACTCTCTCATTGAAGGTTTACATCAAGATGCCAGTAGCACATTACTCTTTATGTCACATTATCAGGTGTAAAACAAACTTGGAAAGTGTGGAGTGAAGGTGCAACACACTGGAAGAAGATGACCATCTCCAACAGCTGTGGGCGCCGGCCATACTCAATACCTGGATGATGGAGACTCTAATGTTGAAAAATTGAGCTAAATACaactcataatatttaatttgtttgttttaattcgtTCTGCGTTTATTTTGGAATTATTCAATGACTCTTAAGTTGTAGGCTCACAGCTCATTTGGGAAATGTTCTGTAACTGAAAGGGCAGGCAGGTACTAATGACCTCATCaaatcattaatattcatgagggaGTTCCCCAAGGCTGTCAACTTTTGGAAGTAGATACAACTCTGGGGTGTATGCAAAATAGACAAacaggaattctgggaaaataagTACACTTTTTAAAGAGtatcattgtttaattagaatgtatatatttaagcaCAGATAAAATGACCAGTGTGTGTATGCTTGTAAGAATATGTAATCCCAAACTTCACTTGATGAAATATCTTACATAAGGCAggatttaattttgaaaatgggCTGTCTGGAAGACCCTATAAactgaaaggattttaaaaaggcaATGCCAGAGAGACATCATAAATTCAAGACTAGAAGGAGGAGAGACAGAAATAACTGCCAAAGATAAGACAACTCAGTCAGACTTTGCCACCTACACACTGCCTCTTTGCTCCCAAGTATCACGCCTGGTTTAAGAAACCAAAGACTGTGACATCCAAAGCCATAGCCACCTGAAATGAAGTTCGCGTTGTGACtgatttgaatcgttcaggttgtACGTTTTCCTATGCAACATTTACACCTGGTTTCTCCTACAAATAAACAACTACTAAAATAGTTTGAGTATTGCTTTGCTAAGGTTCTCCTGTTGTTTACCGATATTTAGCTATGACAGAtaatcactatatatataaaaaaatcatctgTCTGCTtgtcacaagagaactacttaacggatttaggattgtttttttctataatttgcttgaatatcctagttgattttgtgacctctcttatcacgctaagtatcatagttcgattgcagtaccgatttatgtGCGAGAATCCAAGAGAGTCGCCGTGGGCTGCGAGGAGGGGTGGCGGgttgccctcctcactcatgctccAGCCTCAGGCATAactttaactccgcttagttagcgaacgagagaactacttcatggatttagatcgggttttttttttccttctataatttgtttgaacattctggttgattttgcaacttctctcatcccgctaagaatcacagtttgcttgcagaagcgatatattcgcactaatcaaAGACAGAAGCTGtgggccgaagggagggggaagcatgacatcaggagtggggagtcattCAGGTcgctcctcactgtcctgtttcacttctacatgggCAAAGCCACAAGGGACAGCTAATAGCTAATAAAACAAAGTGTGCCCATTTaggtattgtactgtatgttagaCTGTGTAGCCCTTTGAAAAGGTAGCCATCGGGATACGAAAGCCCAACAGGAGTAGCCATTTCTCCCTCTTATTGGGTTATTCAGAAGTGTAGCCCTTTCAGAGGAAGCAATCTGAAGACGGATCAACAAGTAAGTGAATCCCAGCAGAGATGCAACGTGGGCAGAATGACTTCTGGCCCGTGGTAAAGTATTGAAGTTGAGATAGCTAGCCTTGGCCAGTGTTGAGATATTCTTGATTTGAATTTGAGCTTTATCTGTGTCAAGTGAATGTTGCATTGGTAATTTTGCAAGacatacagtgctgtgaaaatgtatttgcccccttcccgatttatttttttgcatgtttgtcacacttaaatgttttagatcatcaaacaaatttaaatattagacaaagataacccaTGTAAactcaaaatgcagtttttaagtgatgattgtatttaatgaaaaaaattatccaaacctacatggccataTGTGCAAAAGTAACTGGCCCCCTTGTTAAATCATGATGTAACTGGTTAATCACATTTTGTGGAGTTTAATTTCACTAAACACACTCAAGCCTGATTACTTCCAGACCTGTTGAATCAAAAGATCACTTAAATAGAACCTATCAGACAAAGTGAAGTAGGCCACAAAATCCCAAAAAGGAAGACTTCATGCCGTGATCTAAAGAAATTCTGGaaaatgatgagaaacaaagtaatTGACATCTATCAGTCTGGAAAAGGTTACAGTGCCACTTCTAAATCTTTGgtactccagcaaaccacagtgtgAGCCATTATCTACAAATGgagaaaacatggaacagtggtgaaccttcccagcagtggctggcctaaaaaaaattaccccaagagtgcagcaATGACTAaaccaagaggtcacaaaagaaacCAGAACAACatctaaagcagtggttctcaatctgtggggcagacCCCCTAGAGGGGTGCAAAGTAACAAATAGGGGGGGGggcgaagatatgaaaaaaaagaaaagaattgaaaatatgaaaaatacatctattgaaaccaaaacaaattaacttaaactacattctgatactagaaaaatgaatatagagttagataaatgtcgataaaagttaagtaggtaaaataaaatatgcatctatgatatatcgtagatgatcagcatgagctcaagcgtgtgcagaaggaactccgagaccagctcagggcagcgaaggagcagtacaggagaaagcagaAGCAGTATAGTGTTCCAACTCCTGCAACAGCTCAGGATCCTCACCACCACAGAGGTAATGCTCCAAGTTCCCAAAGCCTGCTTCCATCAGGGTGGGCTTCTGGAGTGGCTACAAGGTATGCTGCTTTTTGATTTACACCCTCATGAGGGTTGTTTTGAATCATTCTTGTGTGACTTTTCAGTTCAAACCCGTTTGCCAAGGGAGACCCCACCAGGAGCACAACACTCCACATGACCTACTGTAGCTCTGAGCATTACTAAGGTACACAAGTCGCACTACCAGCACCAgggaacattatttttaaaagtgacttGCATTACTTGTTACTCACAAAGAAGTAGCTAAATACGTTGTACAGTATAGTTACTTATCATAAAATGCAACACATTACAAACAGTGTgtaactttttcttcttttaattgaaaAACTACACATTTCACTGGCTGGTGTGCGATATTAAATTATAAGCCCAGAGCCGGTGTGTGCcgatattagaacaatctggaggagaacaggccagtcagcccaacaaagctcgccagtcctatccacttatttcttccaaaaaaaaacatcaagtcaagttttgaaagtccccaacatcttactgtctaccacactacttggaagtTTATTCAAAGTGTCTGTGGttttctatgtaaagaaaaactcaatgtttgtgcaaaatttagcctgaacaagtttctaactgtgtccctgtgttcttgatgaactcattttaaagacagTGTCTCGATCCAcgggactaattcccttcataattgtaaacacttcagtcatgtctcctcttaatcttcttttgcttaaactgtaaaggctcagctcttttaatctttcttaattcatcccctgtagtcctggaatcagcttagtcgctcttctctggaccttttctagtgctgctatgacctttttgtagcctggagaccaaaactacacccagtactccagatgaggcctcaccagtgtgttataaaccttgagcagaaccttctgtgacttgtactccacacatcaaggcgctatataacctgacattctgttagccttcttaatggcttctgaacactgtctggaagtcgatagcttagagtctactacgactcctaagttcttctcataaggtgtactctcgattttcgaccgcccattgtgtattcaaacctcacatttataCTTCCcacatttaataatttacatttactgacattaaatttcatctgccacaaatctgcccaagcctgtatgctgtccaagtccttctgtaatgatatgatggattctaaattatctgctaattcacctatcttggtatcatctgcaaacttaaccagcttgttacttatattcctgtctaaattatttatatttattaaaaatggcagcGGCCCTGACACTGACCCCTGCtgatcaccactcttaacatcagccaattctgatgaggttcctcacaccatcaccctctgcttcctgtgtctgagccaattctgcacccatctataaacatcaccctgaactcccacttctcttAGCTGGATGTCCAAGCTCTCATgtgtcaccttatcaaatgctttctgaaagtccagataaataatatcatatgctccaatctgatcgtatccttttgttgcttcctcatagaattccagcatattagtaaaacacgacctccctcttctgaacccatgctgactgttcctaataactcctgtccctGCCAGgcgttgctcaatcttatccttaatgattccttccattaattttcctgtgatgtacattaagcttactggcctatagttgcttggatctgcccggtcaccctttttatataacaggacgatattttccagtccttcagaatttccccagtatgcagtgacttcctaaaaatatatgcgtcaagggtttatatctgtattcactagcctccttaagaactcgagggtacatattatctggtcctggtgatttgtttgatttcagcctatttaatctgagctgcACTTCTCCCTcgacaatttccaaatccctcagtacctccttagtagttgcGTTTACATctgtgaggttatccacttgctcacttgtgaagacctcagaagaatgtaagtttagggcatctgctatttcacttaCTGTAacttaattctcctttactaatTCTGATGCACTTCATCTCCTCTGACTGATCTTTTAGTACTGAAATACAGAAAGgctcgtctttcgccttatctgctacattcctctccaactgccttttagcctccctgatattcttcttaatggttgccctcatgttctcaaatGCCTACGATTCATaaaccttatacagctgtttttttcctttgcaacttcttttttaaaatctttagatagatagatagatattaatccactggagtttttttttttttttttagtttcctaataattccaaatttaggtatgtatctgtcctgcattacatgtaaaacatttttaaacctgtttcactgttccttgactgtctccacacttgaaagcttatcccagtgtatcctacttagactttgctgcatttgctcaaaatttgccctaccaaagttcaacttaagtTTTAGTATTTGCATcggcactcttacaaaatactgagaattgtattacattatggtcacttgaccctagtggttcaatcacctctacaccctcaattctatcctgattattacaaaatattaaatccagacaagcttcaccctgCTTTGGTCCTTTAACAATACTgcgttaaaaaacagtcacttacTACTTCTAAAAACTTgtactcttgtgctcctccatttagaaggttatcccagttaatattctggtcccccatgactataatatctccctgtaaacttgcctttttgatattactaaaagatgtgtgttgaaattactgtctgcattgggtggtctataacactcCTTAAATAAGACCTCATTCCCtaacatgtcctcactaagatggggctcatcatccaactgaagaggacttgcatttaaatactGTTTGACAGAAATGCCAACCCCAActacttttctgttctgtctgtctgtctgtctgtttaagcCATTCTGGTATATGAAAATGTAGCGAGGTTTACTTCCATGACTGAGGACTGGCAAAAAGGTTTAATAAAGCCATTAATACAAACTATATCAAAAACTAACGATGACACATTTATCATACATTGAAATATTTGCAATATTCACAATAGCtgtaattgtgaaaaaaaacGGTCCATGCAGCtctttaaatataacaaaataaaacaaatgcagtcTCTCCACCAGACACTATCAATATATCCATAAAATCTTAACTAACTGTCCAAAAAAAGGTCACAAATGCGAAGAGAGTTCAACAGATTAATTTTTCTGTTAATACACTCAGGTCCCACTCCAGGTGGTTTGACGtgaggtgggtgcggcaatgcactgtcaGCGCTACCACCTACTTACCAATAATCAAACTCACTTTTCCAAATTCCAGGGCTGACTCAACACCCTTTCAATCAAAATATACTGAAGAGCATGCATtaaataatctatccatccatcctcttctgcttatccgaggtcggatcgcgggggcagcagcttgagcagagatgcccagacttccctctccccggccgcttcttctagctcttccaggagaatcctgaggcattcccaggccagccgagagacatagtccctccagcgtgtcctgggtcttccccagggcctcctcccggttggacgtgcccggaacacctcaccagggaggcgtccaggaggcatcctgatcagatgcccgagccacctcatcggactcctctcgatgcggaggagcagcggctctactctgagcccctcccggatgattgagcttctcaccctatctttaagggaaagcccagacaccctacggaggaaactcatttcagccgcttgtattcgcgatctcgttccttcggtcactacccatagctcatgaccataggtgagggtaggaacatagatcgactggtaaattgagagctttgccttacggctcagctcctttttcaccacgacagaccgatgcagagcccacatcactgtggtcgccgcaccgatccgcctgtcgatctcacgctccattcttccctcactcgtgaacaagatcccgagatacttgaactcctccacttgaggcaggatctcgctaccaaccctgagagggcactccacccttttctggctgaggaccatggtctcggatttggaggtggcgattcccatcccagccacttcacactcagctgtgaaccgatccagagagagctgaagatcacggcctgatgaagcaaacaggacaacatcatctgcaaaaagcaatgacccaatcctgagcccaccaaaccggaccccctcaacaccctggctgcacctagaaattctgtccataaaagttatgaacagaatcggtgacaaagggctgccctggcagagtccaactctcactgaaaacgggttcgacttactgccggcaatgcggaccaagctctgacactggttgtacagggactgaacagcccttatcagggggtccggtaccccatactcccagagcaccccccacaggattccccgagggacacggtcgaatgccttttccaagtccacaaaacacatgtagactggttgggcgaactcccatgcaccctccaggactctgctaagggtgtagagctggtccactgttccgcaacataaataataattaaataatacaaataattattcT harbors:
- the LOC114665064 gene encoding uncharacterized protein LOC114665064 — encoded protein: MKGSRRDDVIVGVQFDFKLEKQIPAGKREKHKAFIYCNNWMDVITEMCDTNIMERWTAGVKQEDCEWEFDHLKQQSLDIKDEECELGSVDIKAEAEENSVIIEEHKNKSVESVKEGYLHHRCKDRAMTGLVSSESRPCSSGNVMSESLQSVTGGIEEHSSVGTQKDDTPPTKQSDKAPHLHRSRQPAIFRPSSALLSSGCNMAKRRLQASVFIIPSGTN